In the Geobacter sp. FeAm09 genome, one interval contains:
- a CDS encoding methylenetetrahydrofolate reductase — MNAIGNPIGSGTGFTVGAAFNPNTKNMALQAERLRKKAANGARFAQTQPVYDPGLFLEALEQTRDCGIPLLPGSCRW, encoded by the coding sequence GTGAACGCCATCGGCAACCCCATCGGCAGCGGGACCGGCTTTACCGTCGGGGCGGCCTTCAATCCCAATACGAAGAACATGGCGCTCCAGGCCGAACGGCTGCGCAAGAAAGCGGCCAACGGCGCCCGTTTTGCCCAGACCCAGCCGGTCTATGACCCGGGTCTGTTCCTGGAGGCCCTTGAACAGACCCGGGATTGCGGCATCCCGCTTCTGCCGGGATCATGCCGCTGGTAA
- a CDS encoding methylenetetrahydrofolate reductase — protein sequence MGNIALGSIIQREVGIEVIIHVTGRDRNLIGMQSDMMGASLLGLHTILAVTGDPAAMGTMPGPRRSSISTPSP from the coding sequence ATGGGGAACATCGCCCTGGGGAGCATCATCCAGCGCGAGGTCGGCATCGAGGTCATCATCCACGTCACCGGCCGGGACCGCAACCTGATCGGCATGCAGTCGGACATGATGGGCGCCAGCCTGCTGGGGTTGCACACGATCCTGGCGGTGACCGGCGATCCCGCCGCCATGGGGACCATGCCGGGGCCACGTCGGTCTTCGATCTCCACTCCTTCACCCTGA
- a CDS encoding homocysteine S-methyltransferase family protein, whose protein sequence is MLGANCGAGPLELVKVVRRLAALTAKPISAYANSGFPEYHEGRYIYRATPDYFAAMAEEMAAAGASLIGGCCGTTPEHIAALARTLAGRRPSPRPPCLPMPPLGSRKAPGPTGLRFWIRGGAARSSP, encoded by the coding sequence ATGCTGGGCGCCAACTGCGGTGCCGGCCCGCTGGAACTGGTCAAGGTGGTGCGCCGCCTGGCGGCCCTGACCGCCAAGCCGATCTCAGCCTATGCCAACAGCGGCTTTCCCGAGTACCATGAAGGGCGCTACATCTACCGCGCCACCCCCGATTATTTCGCCGCCATGGCGGAAGAGATGGCCGCCGCCGGAGCCAGCCTGATCGGCGGCTGCTGCGGGACCACGCCGGAACATATCGCCGCACTCGCCCGCACCCTGGCAGGCAGGCGGCCCTCTCCGCGCCCCCCGTGTCTGCCCATGCCGCCGCTGGGGTCCAGGAAGGCTCCCGGCCCCACAGGGCTTCGTTTCTGGATCCGTGGGGGCGCCGCAAGGTCATCACCGTAG
- a CDS encoding homocysteine S-methyltransferase family protein, translating into MTILDRLTTEILTGDGAVGTMLYARGIGLDSNFEHLNLVRPALVLELAREYAAAGAQVIETNTFGANHTKLAAIGLGTRSARSTGPGRASPGRRPGMATNSSPVRWAPGAHEGRGTGVDPRRHGRAFPGTVHRSGRRGVDLLLLETFGSLEQLVAAVRAARETGLPVCASMAFMEGGAAATARRWRRSAPPWKRPEPICWAPTAVPARWNWSRWCAAWRP; encoded by the coding sequence ATGACTATTCTCGACAGACTCACAACAGAGATCCTTACCGGAGACGGGGCCGTTGGCACCATGCTTTACGCCAGGGGGATCGGGCTCGACAGCAACTTCGAGCACTTGAACCTGGTGCGTCCGGCCCTGGTGCTGGAACTGGCCCGCGAGTACGCCGCCGCCGGGGCCCAGGTGATCGAGACCAACACCTTCGGCGCCAACCATACCAAACTGGCGGCCATCGGCCTGGGCACAAGGTCGGCGAGATCAACCGGGCCGGGGCGCGCATCGCCCGGGAGGCGGCCGGGAATGGCGACAAACTCGTCGCCGGTTCGGTGGGCCCCTGGTGCGCATGAAGGGCGAGGAACAGGAGTTGACCCCCGACGTCATGGCAGGGCATTTCCGGGCACAGTGCATCGCTCTGGCCGAAGGGGGGTGGATCTGCTCCTGCTGGAGACCTTTGGCTCGCTGGAGCAATTGGTCGCAGCGGTACGGGCGGCCCGGGAGACCGGCCTGCCGGTCTGCGCCTCCATGGCCTTCATGGAGGGGGGCGCAGCGGCGACGGCACGACGGTGGAGGCGTTCTGCGCCGCCGTGGAAGCGGCCGGAGCCGATATGCTGGGCGCCAACTGCGGTGCCGGCCCGCTGGAACTGGTCAAGGTGGTGCGCCGCCTGGCGGCCCTGA
- a CDS encoding DedA family protein gives MHALIQWLLHTIGTMGYPGIFLLMAMESSVIPVPSELVMPPAGYLAFQGKMNLAAAIACGTLGSLVGAYANYFASRYLGRPLIIRYGKYVLIPPEKFERVERFFLQHGEISTFIGRLLPVVRHLISIPAGLSGMGHIRFSLYTLAGAGLWCSILAVIGYAIGENQQLIMQYSHKALAWVIVFSIILVAVYVWRYRRRNGIKA, from the coding sequence ATGCATGCTCTTATTCAATGGCTTCTCCACACCATCGGCACCATGGGCTATCCCGGCATATTCCTGCTTATGGCCATGGAGAGTTCGGTGATCCCGGTGCCGAGCGAGTTGGTCATGCCGCCGGCCGGCTACCTGGCCTTCCAGGGAAAGATGAACCTGGCGGCCGCCATTGCGTGCGGTACCCTGGGAAGCCTCGTGGGGGCCTACGCCAACTATTTCGCCTCCCGCTACCTGGGGAGGCCGCTGATCATCAGGTATGGCAAATACGTCCTGATCCCGCCGGAGAAGTTTGAACGGGTGGAGCGTTTTTTCCTCCAGCACGGCGAGATCTCGACCTTCATCGGCCGGCTGCTGCCGGTGGTCCGCCATCTGATCTCCATTCCGGCCGGCCTGTCCGGCATGGGGCACATCCGCTTCTCGCTCTACACCCTGGCAGGCGCCGGCCTCTGGTGCAGCATCCTGGCCGTCATCGGCTATGCCATCGGCGAGAACCAGCAGTTGATCATGCAGTACTCGCACAAGGCCCTCGCCTGGGTCATTGTGTTCAGCATTATTCTGGTTGCAGTCTATGTATGGCGCTATCGCCGGCGCAACGGTATTAAAGCGTAA
- the pgeF gene encoding peptidoglycan editing factor PgeF has translation MNTQDQPFNVEGNRSILTRTFGVNQEALVSVRQVHGTDILVIDEPNEDYSHFLSVESDAIITNQPGVMIGICVADCVPILLCDPRNRVVAAVHAGWQGTAAKLVAKTVAGMGSLFGSDPKELQAAIGPSIGKCCYEVDAPVRQAFLQNGMPWNSFAEARGEGTWLLDMAAANRDLLLTAGVPAAGIQVSDMCVCCRKDLFFSYRRDSGDTGRQMGFIMLTPP, from the coding sequence ATGAACACCCAGGACCAACCGTTCAACGTCGAGGGTAACCGCAGCATCCTGACCCGCACGTTCGGCGTCAACCAGGAGGCCCTGGTCAGCGTGCGGCAGGTGCACGGCACCGATATCCTGGTAATCGACGAACCCAACGAGGATTACAGCCACTTCTTGAGCGTGGAGAGCGACGCCATCATCACCAATCAGCCCGGCGTCATGATCGGCATCTGCGTGGCCGACTGCGTGCCGATCCTCCTCTGCGATCCCCGCAACAGGGTTGTGGCTGCGGTCCATGCCGGCTGGCAGGGCACCGCGGCCAAACTGGTTGCCAAAACAGTGGCCGGGATGGGTTCGCTCTTCGGCAGCGATCCCAAAGAGTTGCAGGCCGCCATCGGCCCCAGCATCGGCAAATGCTGCTACGAGGTGGATGCTCCGGTCAGGCAGGCCTTTCTCCAGAACGGGATGCCCTGGAACTCCTTTGCCGAGGCCCGCGGCGAGGGCACGTGGCTGCTCGATATGGCCGCCGCCAACCGGGACCTGCTCCTGACCGCCGGCGTGCCGGCCGCCGGGATACAGGTCTCCGATATGTGCGTCTGCTGCCGGAAGGACCTGTTCTTCTCCTACCGCCGGGATAGTGGGGATACGGGCAGGCAGATGGGCTTCATTATGCTGACGCCGCCATAA
- a CDS encoding YifB family Mg chelatase-like AAA ATPase yields the protein MLAKVLSSALIGIDALLVDVEVDLAPGLPAFATVGLPDGAVKESKDRVKAALKNSGYDFPARRITANLAPADIKKEGAAFDLPISIGILAATGVVKTPRLREYLLLGELSLDGGLKAIRGALSMAVAAKRAGLAGVILPAENASEAAVVEGIDIIAATALSQVVEFLNGRDGIDPFAVDLQSLFTSGCEYGEDFSEVKGQEHAKRALEVAASGGHNILMIGPPGSGKTMLARRIPTILPRMSFDEAIETTKIFSVSGMLESGRALLAARPFRSPHHTISDVGLIGGGTTPKPGEVSLAHNGVLFLDELPEFKKNVLEVLRQPLEDGRVTISRSLLTLTYPSRVMLVAAMNPCPCGYLADPVHPCVCTPLAIHRYRSRISGPLLDRIDIHIEVPAVTYRDLSDRGEAESSRDIAERVARSRKRQAERYQGTRVHCNAQMTPRFIKKFCELDSAGSRMLELVTDRLGFSARTYNRIIKVARTIADLSDSEQIREEHIAEAIQYRSLDRKAP from the coding sequence ATGCTTGCCAAAGTCCTCAGCAGCGCCCTGATCGGGATCGATGCCCTGCTTGTGGATGTGGAGGTGGATCTGGCCCCCGGCCTGCCCGCCTTTGCCACGGTCGGCCTGCCCGACGGCGCCGTCAAGGAGAGCAAGGACCGGGTCAAGGCGGCCCTCAAGAACTCGGGCTACGATTTCCCGGCCCGGCGCATCACCGCCAATCTGGCGCCGGCCGACATCAAGAAGGAAGGGGCGGCCTTCGACCTCCCCATCTCCATCGGCATCCTGGCGGCGACCGGCGTGGTGAAGACGCCCCGCCTGCGGGAGTACCTGCTTTTGGGGGAGCTCTCCCTGGATGGCGGCCTCAAGGCGATCCGCGGCGCCCTTTCCATGGCGGTCGCCGCCAAGCGAGCCGGCCTGGCCGGCGTCATCCTGCCCGCGGAGAACGCGTCCGAAGCTGCGGTGGTGGAGGGAATCGACATCATTGCCGCCACCGCCCTTTCCCAGGTGGTGGAATTCCTCAATGGCCGTGACGGGATCGACCCCTTTGCGGTGGACCTCCAATCCCTCTTCACCAGCGGTTGCGAATATGGCGAAGACTTCAGCGAGGTCAAGGGGCAGGAACACGCCAAGCGGGCCCTCGAAGTCGCCGCCAGCGGCGGACACAATATCCTCATGATCGGCCCTCCAGGGTCGGGCAAGACCATGCTGGCCCGCCGCATCCCCACCATTCTGCCGCGCATGTCGTTTGACGAGGCCATCGAGACCACCAAGATCTTCAGCGTCAGCGGCATGCTGGAGAGCGGCCGGGCGCTCCTGGCGGCCCGGCCGTTTCGTTCCCCGCACCATACCATCTCCGACGTCGGCCTGATCGGCGGCGGCACCACGCCCAAGCCGGGGGAGGTCTCCCTGGCCCACAACGGCGTCCTGTTTCTGGACGAGTTGCCCGAATTCAAAAAAAACGTCCTGGAGGTGCTGCGCCAGCCGCTGGAAGACGGCCGCGTCACCATCTCCCGCTCCCTTCTGACCCTGACCTATCCCTCCCGGGTAATGCTGGTCGCGGCCATGAACCCCTGCCCCTGCGGCTACCTGGCCGATCCGGTCCACCCCTGCGTCTGTACCCCCCTTGCCATTCACCGTTACCGGTCGCGCATCTCCGGCCCGCTTCTGGACCGGATCGACATCCATATCGAGGTGCCGGCCGTCACCTACCGCGACCTGTCCGACCGGGGAGAGGCCGAGAGTTCCCGGGATATCGCCGAGCGGGTGGCGCGTTCCCGAAAGCGCCAGGCCGAGCGTTACCAGGGGACCAGGGTCCATTGCAACGCCCAGATGACGCCACGCTTCATCAAGAAGTTCTGCGAGCTGGACAGCGCCGGCAGCCGCATGCTGGAACTGGTTACCGATCGTCTCGGTTTTTCCGCCCGGACCTACAACCGTATCATCAAGGTCGCCCGCACCATCGCCGACCTGTCGGACAGCGAGCAGATCCGCGAAGAGCATATCGCCGAAGCGATCCAGTACCGCAGCCTGGACCGCAAGGCGCCGTAA
- a CDS encoding cytochrome c3 family protein, which produces MHEPIKEGDCSGCHKQTNQLHPIKGAKSFALTAQGAALCYQCHDTFGKKKDVHPPVKDGECAYCHKPHGGAGRFLLEGGDDQTALCMGCHDAADFKKKVRHGPVAVGSCSRCHNPHESDEKKLLRGPVWESCLKCHADFLKTLQDSPFIHPPVKKGPCTSCHTPHSSENGQLLKKKMPDICISCHPGVEKKLKLKLVHKPLKEAGGCGNCHSSHFSKAKGLLSGDDRSVCLGCHDTDKLGKPPLRNIKKEIEGKKYLHGPLELGECRACHDPHGSDNFRLLKGSYPTDLYVAYKEGLYGVCLSCHEKNLLRFPETTIYTKFRNGNRNLHYVHVVNRKGRTCRVCHEPHASTGEKLISKEGVQFGDWKIPINFKLTATGGSCSPGCHRPFTYDREKPQNYQAEDKK; this is translated from the coding sequence ATGCATGAACCGATCAAGGAGGGGGACTGCTCGGGGTGCCACAAACAGACCAACCAGCTTCACCCGATCAAAGGCGCCAAGAGCTTTGCCCTGACCGCGCAGGGGGCCGCCCTCTGCTACCAGTGCCATGACACCTTCGGCAAGAAAAAGGACGTGCATCCTCCGGTCAAGGACGGGGAGTGCGCGTACTGCCACAAGCCTCACGGCGGCGCCGGCCGCTTCCTGCTGGAGGGGGGGGACGACCAGACCGCTCTCTGCATGGGATGCCACGATGCCGCCGATTTTAAGAAGAAAGTCAGGCATGGCCCGGTAGCCGTAGGTTCCTGTAGCCGGTGCCACAATCCCCACGAGTCGGATGAGAAGAAACTGCTCAGGGGACCGGTGTGGGAAAGCTGCCTTAAATGTCATGCCGATTTTTTGAAAACACTCCAGGACTCGCCGTTCATCCATCCGCCGGTCAAAAAGGGCCCCTGCACCTCCTGTCATACCCCGCACAGTAGTGAAAATGGCCAACTGCTCAAGAAAAAGATGCCGGATATCTGCATCAGTTGCCATCCAGGGGTGGAAAAGAAGCTGAAACTGAAGCTTGTGCACAAGCCGCTCAAAGAGGCGGGGGGATGCGGCAACTGCCATTCCAGCCATTTTTCCAAGGCCAAAGGACTGCTGTCGGGGGACGACAGGAGCGTTTGCCTCGGATGTCATGATACGGATAAGCTCGGCAAGCCGCCCCTCAGGAACATCAAGAAGGAAATCGAAGGAAAGAAATACCTGCACGGCCCGCTGGAGCTCGGTGAATGCCGGGCATGTCATGACCCTCACGGCAGCGACAATTTCCGCCTGCTCAAGGGGAGCTATCCGACGGACCTCTATGTTGCCTACAAGGAGGGACTCTATGGCGTATGTCTGTCGTGCCACGAGAAGAATCTGCTCCGCTTCCCGGAAACCACGATTTATACCAAGTTCCGCAACGGGAATCGCAATCTGCACTATGTCCACGTCGTCAATCGTAAGGGGCGCACCTGCCGTGTCTGCCATGAGCCCCACGCCAGCACCGGAGAAAAGTTGATCAGCAAGGAGGGGGTACAATTCGGCGACTGGAAGATCCCGATCAATTTCAAGCTCACGGCAACGGGGGGGAGTTGTTCGCCGGGCTGCCACCGCCCCTTTACGTACGACCGGGAGAAACCGCAAAATTATCAGGCAGAGGACAAGAAATAG